In a single window of the Blastopirellula marina genome:
- a CDS encoding AraC family transcriptional regulator, whose amino-acid sequence MQEFPEGLVDQLFDCLGDVVYCVKDLDGRYTKVNHAFAERLGANDPSEIIGKTASECFDAELAKLYDDQDRQVVDTGQPLRDLLELISHSDGSRGWYLSNKFPLMNDQEEVTGVVGVSQDLKQPSDSDLELADLRATIEFIRANIEHPLKTEELAEHVGLSPTQLDRRMRRVFRLSTKKFVMKYRLELASQLLITTQQSLSEIALACGFSDQSAFTRHFGAAANQTPLAYRKSHQKPG is encoded by the coding sequence ATGCAGGAATTTCCAGAGGGACTGGTCGATCAACTGTTCGATTGCCTGGGAGACGTTGTCTACTGCGTGAAGGACTTGGATGGCCGCTATACCAAAGTCAATCACGCCTTCGCCGAGCGTTTGGGGGCCAACGATCCAAGCGAGATCATTGGCAAGACGGCATCCGAGTGCTTCGATGCTGAACTCGCCAAATTGTACGACGACCAAGACCGCCAAGTTGTCGACACAGGGCAACCGCTGCGCGACTTGCTTGAGTTAATCTCACACAGCGACGGCTCGCGTGGGTGGTATCTTTCCAACAAGTTTCCCCTGATGAACGATCAGGAGGAAGTCACTGGTGTGGTGGGGGTCTCGCAAGATCTAAAACAACCGAGCGATAGCGATCTCGAACTGGCCGATCTCCGCGCCACGATCGAGTTCATTCGGGCTAACATCGAGCATCCGTTGAAAACAGAGGAACTTGCCGAGCACGTTGGCCTTTCTCCGACGCAGCTCGACCGACGAATGCGGCGTGTTTTTCGCCTCTCGACCAAGAAGTTCGTGATGAAATATCGGCTCGAACTTGCCTCGCAACTGCTGATCACCACCCAGCAGTCCTTGTCGGAAATCGCGTTGGCTTGCGGTTTCAGCGATCAAAGCGCGTTCACGCGTCATTTTGGGGCAGCGGCGAATCAAACACCCCTAGCCTACCGAAAGTCCCACCAGAAGCCGGGTTAG
- a CDS encoding metallophosphoesterase, whose amino-acid sequence MSQINRRQLLQSGLALPVLSSLPTWMPTTSFAAEGDTEKKPGAPELKEKDSFTIAVLPDTQVYCQAHPEGFMAQTKWLVENKEARNIAAVLHLGDITNRNTPEQWDVAVKAMSQMDGHLPYFMVPGNHDYSAGGSAKDRTTNLNEYFPLAKFKDQPTFGGTYDKEADRMENTYHLFSSGGRDFVVIGLEFGPRADVVRWANEIAEKYSDREAILITHAYIYFDETRYDWKKYGAKQHWNPHSYGVAKATGDDVMDGEELWNNLVSKHENFIFTLNGHVLNDGLGRVTSTTPGGRDVHQMLVNFQMKPNGGDGWMRLIEFTSDNKVHIADYSPTLDLTNTSSQNQFMLDLAKIG is encoded by the coding sequence ATGTCTCAGATCAACCGACGTCAATTGCTGCAATCAGGTCTTGCCTTGCCGGTCCTCTCGTCGCTTCCAACCTGGATGCCGACGACCAGCTTCGCAGCCGAAGGGGACACGGAGAAGAAGCCCGGGGCGCCGGAGCTGAAGGAGAAGGACAGCTTCACCATCGCAGTGTTGCCTGACACGCAGGTCTACTGCCAGGCTCATCCTGAAGGCTTCATGGCCCAAACGAAATGGCTGGTCGAAAACAAAGAGGCCCGCAACATTGCTGCCGTGCTGCACCTGGGCGATATCACCAATCGCAACACGCCCGAGCAGTGGGATGTCGCAGTTAAAGCCATGTCGCAGATGGACGGCCACCTTCCGTACTTCATGGTGCCAGGCAATCACGATTACAGCGCCGGCGGTTCCGCCAAAGATCGGACCACCAATCTCAACGAGTACTTCCCACTTGCCAAGTTCAAAGATCAACCAACTTTCGGCGGCACTTACGACAAGGAAGCCGACCGCATGGAGAACACCTATCATTTGTTCTCTTCGGGCGGTCGCGATTTCGTGGTAATCGGGCTCGAGTTCGGACCTCGCGCGGATGTCGTTCGCTGGGCGAATGAAATCGCTGAGAAGTACTCCGACCGCGAAGCTATCTTGATTACCCACGCATACATCTACTTCGACGAAACCCGCTACGATTGGAAGAAGTATGGAGCGAAGCAGCACTGGAATCCGCATTCGTACGGCGTGGCCAAAGCGACCGGCGACGATGTGATGGATGGCGAAGAGCTATGGAATAACCTCGTCAGCAAGCACGAGAACTTCATCTTCACACTCAATGGACATGTCTTGAACGATGGTCTCGGCCGCGTTACCAGTACCACGCCAGGTGGTCGCGATGTCCACCAAATGTTGGTCAACTTCCAGATGAAGCCGAACGGTGGCGACGGCTGGATGCGTTTGATCGAGTTCACCAGCGATAACAAAGTGCATATCGCCGATTATTCGCCTACGCTCGATCTAACGAATACCTCGTCGCAAAATCAGTTCATGCTCGACTTGGCCAAGATCGGCTAA
- a CDS encoding xylose operon transcription regulator XylR: MASKLFRVALVVFPSSDNLVRMIRGVMQYAAETSQIQIIKQAAIPYVPWDQLAEFQPDGIIAFAETQTRINFLRELRIPFVNVTMHVDPLPDVAVVHSDNLEIGRRLADHLQSLGLKQFAFVGHFDWYHNRQRRDGFLQQLSASGQNASILEVAFESDLPGDFTHRRIDQAHLQQQIAKLPEPCGVATCHDEFAHEVVECCKNLGRSVPFSVSVVGVNNYRLICETTMPPLSSIAQNSERLGYLAAENLVRMMNGEAPPAEPVLVPPGQMIVRRSSEFLALDDMEVSTAIEFIRSHCSRPITVTDIVDNATMSRKSLEKRFKSVVGHSIAHEIRLSRMRHAQHLLTSTTLSIVDVAVRSGFDSTSGFIRAFREHTGVTPAEYRSG, encoded by the coding sequence GTGGCTTCTAAACTGTTTCGTGTCGCTCTGGTTGTTTTCCCCAGTTCGGACAACCTTGTCCGCATGATCCGTGGGGTAATGCAGTATGCCGCCGAAACTAGCCAGATTCAAATCATCAAACAAGCAGCAATCCCTTACGTTCCGTGGGATCAATTGGCCGAGTTTCAACCAGATGGCATCATCGCATTTGCCGAAACTCAGACCAGAATCAATTTTTTACGTGAGCTCAGGATTCCGTTCGTCAACGTCACGATGCACGTCGATCCGCTGCCCGATGTCGCGGTCGTCCATTCCGATAATCTTGAAATCGGCCGTCGGCTGGCTGATCATCTGCAAAGTTTAGGGCTGAAGCAGTTCGCATTCGTCGGTCATTTCGACTGGTACCACAATCGCCAGCGACGCGATGGGTTCCTACAACAACTATCCGCAAGCGGCCAGAACGCGTCGATCCTGGAAGTGGCATTCGAGTCCGACTTGCCAGGCGACTTTACCCATCGCCGAATCGATCAAGCACATCTACAGCAACAGATCGCTAAGTTACCCGAACCTTGTGGCGTAGCGACTTGCCACGATGAATTCGCCCACGAAGTCGTCGAATGCTGCAAGAACCTTGGCCGGAGTGTTCCGTTCAGCGTGTCGGTGGTTGGCGTCAACAATTACCGTTTGATCTGCGAAACGACAATGCCACCTCTGTCAAGCATCGCCCAAAATTCGGAACGCCTTGGCTACCTGGCTGCCGAGAATCTCGTACGAATGATGAACGGCGAAGCGCCGCCTGCGGAGCCAGTGCTGGTTCCACCTGGGCAGATGATCGTGCGTCGCTCGTCCGAGTTCTTGGCGCTCGACGACATGGAAGTCTCTACCGCGATCGAATTCATTCGCAGCCACTGCAGCCGTCCGATTACGGTGACCGACATCGTCGATAATGCCACGATGAGTCGTAAGTCGTTGGAAAAGCGGTTCAAATCGGTCGTCGGCCACTCGATTGCTCATGAGATCCGTCTTTCTCGCATGCGGCATGCCCAGCACCTTTTGACAAGCACAACACTCAGTATTGTCGATGTCGCCGTCCGTAGCGGCTTCGACAGCACGAGCGGTTTCATCCGCGCCTTCCGCGAGCACACCGGCGTCACGCCAGCTGAATACCGTAGCGGCTAA